The genomic segment CGGTTTTTTCGAATTGTATGAATCAATGAAGGAATTTACAAAAGCAGGATTTCTACAGGAACCCGGAACGAAAACCCCAGTTTTTACGAGATTCTCGAATGTTGTAGGGAGCAAAGGTTCTGCGGATACAGTAAGGGATGTACGGGGATTTGCTGTTAAGTTTTATACCGAGGAAGGGAACTATGATCTTGTGGGTAACAATATTCCCATCTTTTTCATCCAAGATGGCATTAAGTTCCCGGATCTTGTCCATGCGATACAGCCTGAACCACATAACGAGATGCCGCAAGCTGCCTCTGCACATGATACGTTTTGGGACTTTGTTGCTAACAACCAAGAATCGGCGCATATGGTCATGTGGCTAATGTCAGATCGGGCGATTCCGAGGAGTTGGCGAATGATGGAGGGATTTGGTGTTCATACATTCCGATTCGTCAATGAACAAGGTAAAGGCCGGTTTGTAAAGTTCCATTGGAAACCAGCACTTGGCGTACATTCGCTTGTATGGGATGAGGCACAGAAGATTTCTGGGAAAGATCCAGACTTTCAACGGCGGGATTTATGGGAATCAATTGAACATGGTAATTTTGCGGAGTATGAACTAGGTGTACAAATGATTGATGAAAAAGATGAATTCATGTTCGATTTCGATGTACTAGATGCTACGAAACTTTGGCCGGAAGAAATCGTACCTGTTAAAATATTTGGCAAGATGACGCTTAATCGTAATGTTGACAACGTCTTTGCGGAAACAGAGCAAGTTGCGTTCCATCCGGGTAATGTCGTACCTGGAATTGATTTCACAAATGACCCACTTCTACAAGGTAGATTATTTTCCTATTTAGATACACAACTCATTCGCCTCGGGGGACCGAATTTCACTGAGATTCCTATCAATCGTGCCGTCTGTCCATTCCATAATAATCAGCGAAATGGCTATAGCCGTCAGAGAATTGATGTTGGGCAGGTCAGTTACCATAAAAACTCGCTTGCGGATAATACACCGTCCACTTCTACTGCGAAAGAAGGCGGATTCGTCCATTATGCAGAAAAAGTGGAAGGGCGTATCATTCAAGCAAGAAGCGATTCATTCAAAGATTTCTTTTCTCAGGCAAGGCTATTTTGGAACAGTATGTCGCCACCAGAGAAGCAACATATCACTGATGCATTCATCTTTGAAGTTGGGAAAGTGGCTAGTAAAAGTGTGAGACAGCAAGTCGTTGATATGTTTGCCAATGTGGATAAAGAATTGGCAATCCATATCGCAGATGGTGTCGGGGTAAACCCTCCTACTAGCAAGCAAGTGAACGTCAAGGCCTTATCACCGGCACTCAGTCAGCAAAATACGACGAGAGTCCCTTACACGTTGAAAGTCGGCGTGCTGATTGGCAATGATTTTAATGGTGCAGAAGTGAAAAGAGCTGTCAAAACGTTAAGGAAATATGGCGTCACTGTGGATATTGTTGGTGAAAAACTTGGCACAGTGAGGGGTGCGGATGGCCTTAATGTAATCGTTAATGAAACATTCCTTACAATGGATCCGGTTTTATTTGATAGCTTATATGTTGTTGGTGGTTCGGCTGAAAATCAAGCAAAATTCAATTCCAATATCCAATACTTTATTAACGAATCGTTCAAGCATTATAAACCGATTGGATTTGCATCGACAGGTCTTCCTTTCTTTGAATTATCAAATGCGAAGGCGGGGCCAGGAATTGTCTTCGCGACGGATAATCCCGATTTTGATGATGATTTTGTAAAAGCAATCGCACAGCAACGCTTCTGGGACAGAGAAATTTATTGAAGAATGGCCGCTCCGATTAGAAATAGGGAGCGGTTTTTTCTTTGACTAGGAAATTATAAAATCTCGTACTGTGGTTAAACACCAAGAGAAGCTATTTCACGTCTAGACTCTAGCGCTTTTGTTCTTACTCGTTAAACTAGTCTGAAATCATGTATACTAGTTTATAAAGCAGATAGGGGATGATTTCTTATGATAAAAGCGATTATTTTTGATTTGGATGATACATTATTATGGGATAAAAAAAGTGTAGAAACCGCATTCGAAAAAACATGTGAACATGCAGCCCAAGTACATGATCTTAATCCTGCTAAACTTGAAGAAGCTGTCAGATTGGAAGCGAGAAAGCTTTACGAATCGTATGATACCTATGAATTTACTCAGATGATTGGCATTAACCCATTCGAAGGCCTCTGGGGGACATTCAATGATGAAGGGGACTATTTTCAAAAAATGAAAGCAATTGTTCCAGGCTATCGTAAGGAAGCGTGGACAAATGGACTTCAGCGAATCGGCATTAATGATGAAGACCTTGGCAGCACGTTAGCAGAATTATTCCCACAGGAACGGAAAAAGCATCCTTATCTATATGAAGAAACATTCGAAGTGCTGGACAGTCTGAAAGATACATACAAGCTTGTACTATTAACAAATGGTTCACCAAGTTTACAACACACGAAACTTGAAGTCACATCCGAACTCGTTCCTTATTTTGACCAAATCATCGTCTCAGGCGCATTCGGAGTAGGAAAGCCCGACGCATCTATTTTTCAACATGTGCTTACTGAAAACGGTGTAACTGCAGAGGAAGCAATAATGGTAGGCGATAATCTAATGACGGATATTTTAGGAGCATCACGTGTCGGAATGCGTTCTGTCTGGATTAATCGGGAGAATAAACTGCCCAGTGAAGAAGTTGTACCGACTTATGAAATTAATCATTTAGAAAAGTTATATCCTATCCTTGAAGAGTTGAATAAGAAACAGGCTGTCCAATGAGTATCAAATCTATCCTGAAGGATTGAGGATTGAGGATGGAGTGGACAAACTGCTTACATTACAAAACGAAAAAGCGCTCCAGTTGGTCAGCGCTTTTTTGTGCGGGATTTAAATTATGGAAATGAAAATAGTTTTGGATTGATCATCTAGAAGTAACGGAACCTTCGTATTGTGAAGAACGTATTTAGTAGAGATATTTAAGTTGTGAGTAAATGGAAATCAGAGTTTATCGATAATTTGAGGTGGAGAAAATGTCTTTTAGGGTAATCATCCAATTGGTTTTGGCATCAATTCTTTTACTATTTTCTACTGGGGTAGCATGGTATGAAGGTAGCGCACTACTAGAGCATTCTTGGGAATGGAAACATACCGCGCTTTTTTCTGGAATAGTGAATGGACAACTGGAAAATGCAAACGATATTCTGTCAATTGATTATTTTATGTATGCAGCTAAATTTGCACCTGTATTTCCTTTGCTAATGTTGTTAAGTGGGACATATCTCATAATCCTCCTGGGGTATAGCTTATTAAAACGTAACCATAAGGTGTTCACATATTACCTTGCTTCTATTAGTGTTTTATTCCTGGTATTAGGCGGTTTCCTGTCTAATTCTCCAACTAGCGGTTTGAAAATTATTTTCGCTATTCTTTTGTTTATCGGTATTTTATTTTTAGTTACTGCGTTGGTTAGACTAGTTAATAATAAGGTTAAAGAAATAAGTTAGCTTTATTTCACACCTGTTAATTAAACAAAATTAACCAGTGAATGACGTGATCACCTACTGGGCGCTACGTGTATAGTTGCATTTGGGCTGCTTTGGATTGAATGACGTCTATACCAATATCGAGAGGTCTGGATGTATAGGGATGCGACTTTGTCGCATCCCTATACACTCTTTTCGGTAATCGTATGGTGGCCCTTCATCCGGCGCGCTCAAAATGCATAAGTACACGAAGGAGGGCACTGAAAAAGTACGATTTCCTTCAATCCCGTTGATTTCCGTTCCGAGCGGACGCTTTCCGCGGGCACGGCTTCAGCCTCCTCGTCACTGCGTTCCTGCGGGGTCTTCAGCATGCGCTGTTCCCGCTGGAGTCGCCGCTCTTCACTACAATCAACTAGTTCGTACTATAAAAAAGAGCTTTTTCAGTGGCTTCACACGAAGTGCAGAAGCTTTTTTGGACGAAAGAATAGCTGGCTTCTTACCTGGAGAAAAGCCGCCAAAGATGCAATTTTGGCGGCTGAAACTTTCTATAGGGTTTTCCCTTTTGTATTAGTGAAGGAGTGTCACTTTCTATAAGATATCACAAGATTAGATGCATACTCTTTGCTAGAAGTAAGCAAGGAACACATTGTACAACTTGCAAGAGTGCCCGAAATTGCATCTTCGGGCACATACAATCCCGATAGAAAGTCATCTATTCGTTTCTTTCAAACAAAACTGCATTTTTCACTTGAACATTGAAGGTAAGCGACAGGCAACTATTCGCAACAGGATTACCGAAAAAAGTGTGGCTAGAAGTGACGGAGTCACTTCTAGCCACACATGTCTCACGGTAAATGTGTCGTGATTAGTTCGCCGAAAGCGAACCGGAAGTGGTCCAGTAAAAGTGGGTTTTATAACAATGAACTTTAAAAGAAAAATGGATAGAGAATTAGATGTCATCTGAAGACTCTATCCATTTATTTATTTGATTCAAGTCAAACAAAATCGGAATCGTACTTACAAATCAATCGCAATAACATCAAAGATATCTTCAAGCTCTTTCAAACGTTCTACGTTAGCCTTCTCAACATGATTATCGACAGATAGCATCATGATTGCATTACCGCCAACAGTGGATCGACCAACTTGCATCGTTGCGATGTTGATGTTTTCGATTGCTAGTAATG from the Sporosarcina psychrophila genome contains:
- a CDS encoding catalase, which gives rise to MDKLSPNHKQVIDENSKDKQLEQFRVNNEGTKMTTNQALKVSNDEESLKAGIRGPTLMEDFHFREKLTHFDNERIPERVVHARGYAAHGFFELYESMKEFTKAGFLQEPGTKTPVFTRFSNVVGSKGSADTVRDVRGFAVKFYTEEGNYDLVGNNIPIFFIQDGIKFPDLVHAIQPEPHNEMPQAASAHDTFWDFVANNQESAHMVMWLMSDRAIPRSWRMMEGFGVHTFRFVNEQGKGRFVKFHWKPALGVHSLVWDEAQKISGKDPDFQRRDLWESIEHGNFAEYELGVQMIDEKDEFMFDFDVLDATKLWPEEIVPVKIFGKMTLNRNVDNVFAETEQVAFHPGNVVPGIDFTNDPLLQGRLFSYLDTQLIRLGGPNFTEIPINRAVCPFHNNQRNGYSRQRIDVGQVSYHKNSLADNTPSTSTAKEGGFVHYAEKVEGRIIQARSDSFKDFFSQARLFWNSMSPPEKQHITDAFIFEVGKVASKSVRQQVVDMFANVDKELAIHIADGVGVNPPTSKQVNVKALSPALSQQNTTRVPYTLKVGVLIGNDFNGAEVKRAVKTLRKYGVTVDIVGEKLGTVRGADGLNVIVNETFLTMDPVLFDSLYVVGGSAENQAKFNSNIQYFINESFKHYKPIGFASTGLPFFELSNAKAGPGIVFATDNPDFDDDFVKAIAQQRFWDREIY
- a CDS encoding YjdJ family protein, with product MSFRVIIQLVLASILLLFSTGVAWYEGSALLEHSWEWKHTALFSGIVNGQLENANDILSIDYFMYAAKFAPVFPLLMLLSGTYLIILLGYSLLKRNHKVFTYYLASISVLFLVLGGFLSNSPTSGLKIIFAILLFIGILFLVTALVRLVNNKVKEIS
- a CDS encoding HAD family hydrolase translates to MIKAIIFDLDDTLLWDKKSVETAFEKTCEHAAQVHDLNPAKLEEAVRLEARKLYESYDTYEFTQMIGINPFEGLWGTFNDEGDYFQKMKAIVPGYRKEAWTNGLQRIGINDEDLGSTLAELFPQERKKHPYLYEETFEVLDSLKDTYKLVLLTNGSPSLQHTKLEVTSELVPYFDQIIVSGAFGVGKPDASIFQHVLTENGVTAEEAIMVGDNLMTDILGASRVGMRSVWINRENKLPSEEVVPTYEINHLEKLYPILEELNKKQAVQ